In the genome of Palaemon carinicauda isolate YSFRI2023 chromosome 15, ASM3689809v2, whole genome shotgun sequence, one region contains:
- the LOC137654751 gene encoding uncharacterized protein isoform X2, which translates to MATTDIRFPDYIFDNNEKQTKKSRKKKLKAPEVAIEGPQERHIQRGSVLAITCVVRHPPHSAPGQVLWFHGTENIDYDSPRGGVSIQTEKSNRKTVSKLMLATVSEHDNGEYSCSPTDLPPAVIAVHVQSGQLQQPVKQGPGLSGAAVTASISSALLVLLMMTLACVRCRVFN; encoded by the exons ATGGCAACCACAGATATCC GGTTTCCAGATTATATCTTTGACAACAACGAGAAGCAGACGAAAAAATCACGCAAGAAGAAGCTTAAGG CTCCCGAGGTGGCCATTGAAGGGCCTCAGGAGCGTCACATCCAGCGAGGAAGCGTCCTGGCCATAACCTGTGTGGTGCGCCATCCTCCCCACAGCGCCCCAGGGCAAGTGCTCTGGTTCCACGGTACCGAAAATATCGACTACGATTCTCCCAGAGGGGGCGTCTCCATTCAG ACTGAAAAATCCAATCGCAAGACAGTGAGTAAGCTAATGCTGGCAACAGTCTCAGAACACGATAATGGTGAATATAGTTGTAGCCCTACGGACCTTCCCCCAGCAGTCATCGCAGTTCATGTCCAAAgtg GTCAGCTTCAGCAGCCAGTGAAACAAGGACCAGGCCTGAGCGGAGCAGCAGTGACAGCCTCCATCAGCAGTGCCCTTCTGGTCCTGCTCATGATGACTCTCGCCTGCGTTAGATGCCGCGTGTTCAACTGA
- the LOC137654751 gene encoding uncharacterized protein isoform X1, whose amino-acid sequence MATTDIRFPDYIFDNNEKQTKKSRKKKLKGRRREKRRKAPEVAIEGPQERHIQRGSVLAITCVVRHPPHSAPGQVLWFHGTENIDYDSPRGGVSIQTEKSNRKTVSKLMLATVSEHDNGEYSCSPTDLPPAVIAVHVQSGQLQQPVKQGPGLSGAAVTASISSALLVLLMMTLACVRCRVFN is encoded by the exons ATGGCAACCACAGATATCC GGTTTCCAGATTATATCTTTGACAACAACGAGAAGCAGACGAAAAAATCACGCAAGAAGAAGCTTAAGGGTAGGCGTAGGGAGAAGCGTCGCAAGG CTCCCGAGGTGGCCATTGAAGGGCCTCAGGAGCGTCACATCCAGCGAGGAAGCGTCCTGGCCATAACCTGTGTGGTGCGCCATCCTCCCCACAGCGCCCCAGGGCAAGTGCTCTGGTTCCACGGTACCGAAAATATCGACTACGATTCTCCCAGAGGGGGCGTCTCCATTCAG ACTGAAAAATCCAATCGCAAGACAGTGAGTAAGCTAATGCTGGCAACAGTCTCAGAACACGATAATGGTGAATATAGTTGTAGCCCTACGGACCTTCCCCCAGCAGTCATCGCAGTTCATGTCCAAAgtg GTCAGCTTCAGCAGCCAGTGAAACAAGGACCAGGCCTGAGCGGAGCAGCAGTGACAGCCTCCATCAGCAGTGCCCTTCTGGTCCTGCTCATGATGACTCTCGCCTGCGTTAGATGCCGCGTGTTCAACTGA
- the LOC137654751 gene encoding uncharacterized protein isoform X3: MATTDIPPEVAIEGPQERHIQRGSVLAITCVVRHPPHSAPGQVLWFHGTENIDYDSPRGGVSIQTEKSNRKTVSKLMLATVSEHDNGEYSCSPTDLPPAVIAVHVQSGQLQQPVKQGPGLSGAAVTASISSALLVLLMMTLACVRCRVFN; the protein is encoded by the exons ATGGCAACCACAGATATCC CTCCCGAGGTGGCCATTGAAGGGCCTCAGGAGCGTCACATCCAGCGAGGAAGCGTCCTGGCCATAACCTGTGTGGTGCGCCATCCTCCCCACAGCGCCCCAGGGCAAGTGCTCTGGTTCCACGGTACCGAAAATATCGACTACGATTCTCCCAGAGGGGGCGTCTCCATTCAG ACTGAAAAATCCAATCGCAAGACAGTGAGTAAGCTAATGCTGGCAACAGTCTCAGAACACGATAATGGTGAATATAGTTGTAGCCCTACGGACCTTCCCCCAGCAGTCATCGCAGTTCATGTCCAAAgtg GTCAGCTTCAGCAGCCAGTGAAACAAGGACCAGGCCTGAGCGGAGCAGCAGTGACAGCCTCCATCAGCAGTGCCCTTCTGGTCCTGCTCATGATGACTCTCGCCTGCGTTAGATGCCGCGTGTTCAACTGA